From Flavobacterium arcticum, the proteins below share one genomic window:
- a CDS encoding DUF5686 and carboxypeptidase regulatory-like domain-containing protein: protein MHKVITVLLLLLGVTVHSQIKGKVTSSDGQSIPFVSITVEDTYTGTTANENGEYELNIKKTGNYTLLFQSIGYKTKRKSIDIKTFPYLLNITLQDETYQLDEVVISNKENPAIAIIRSAIANKKENSAKTGRFEADFYSKGIFRVKDVPKKIMGIKVEDEEESMLDSTGSGIIYLSETVSKITFEQPNNLKERIIASKISGNDNGFSYNTALGTSYNFYDNYVKFGINMVSPLADNAFNYYKFSFEGSFFDENETQINKIKVIPRRDKEPVVEGYIYIVEDSWAISAVDFDIKGYRVQQPIMETLNLKQNFSYNTKNRIWAKNSQTLDFKAGLFGITFTGKFTHVYTNYVFHDSFDKGTFGKEVVYIEKDSNKKDSIYWNEMRPVPLTEEEVVDYVKKDSIQTLHTSQTYLDSTDQKNNKFGVFDILSGYTYRNSFKKWRISYDGLLGLSNIGFNTVQGWNLNTNLSFTKYDEDTGKSTYLGTNFEYGLAEDRLRVLGRFTHRFNRTNNATLYLTGGNVAEQYNEAKPISKFINTVSTLFFKDNYMKLYDNTFAKAQYQQEIITGLNVLATTEYTRRRALTNHTDYVLIKDSDSYTSNNPLAPEVDVPTFEKHHLMKASIVANMRFGQKYITRPDGKIPISSRNYPSFSVMYEKGFAGSESNYEYDFVAGRVTYNTTLGNKGNFGINIKGGKFFNADNIAFIDYKHFNGNQTHVGGGQSYLNVFNLLPYYSHSTNDEYMELHAEHNFKGYIMNKIPLLNKLQWNLVVGYHQISTPDYKPYSEFTAGFDNVGFGKFKMLRIDYVRSYQNGFQTDGVIFGLKFLDIL, encoded by the coding sequence ATGCATAAAGTTATTACCGTATTATTACTGTTGCTGGGAGTTACAGTACATTCACAAATTAAAGGTAAAGTAACCTCTTCCGATGGTCAATCTATACCTTTTGTAAGTATAACAGTAGAAGACACCTATACTGGTACTACTGCTAACGAAAATGGGGAGTATGAGCTAAATATAAAAAAAACAGGTAATTATACACTGCTTTTTCAGTCTATAGGTTATAAAACTAAGAGAAAGAGTATTGATATAAAAACTTTTCCGTACTTGCTTAATATTACTTTGCAAGATGAAACATATCAGCTAGATGAAGTGGTGATTTCTAATAAAGAAAATCCTGCCATTGCTATAATTAGAAGTGCTATTGCTAATAAGAAAGAAAACTCTGCTAAAACAGGACGGTTTGAAGCTGACTTTTACTCTAAAGGTATTTTTAGAGTAAAGGATGTTCCTAAAAAGATAATGGGCATAAAGGTAGAAGATGAAGAGGAAAGTATGCTAGATAGTACAGGAAGTGGTATTATATACCTATCAGAAACGGTATCTAAAATTACATTTGAGCAACCTAATAATCTTAAAGAGCGTATAATTGCTTCTAAAATAAGCGGTAATGATAATGGTTTTAGTTATAACACCGCATTAGGTACTTCTTATAATTTTTATGATAATTATGTAAAGTTTGGTATCAATATGGTGTCGCCCTTAGCAGATAACGCTTTTAATTATTATAAGTTTTCTTTTGAAGGTAGTTTTTTTGACGAAAACGAAACGCAGATAAATAAAATAAAAGTAATACCGCGCCGAGATAAAGAACCTGTAGTTGAAGGTTATATTTATATCGTAGAAGATAGTTGGGCTATTTCGGCTGTAGATTTTGATATAAAAGGATATAGAGTACAGCAACCTATAATGGAAACTCTAAACTTAAAACAAAACTTTAGTTACAATACTAAAAATAGAATATGGGCTAAAAATTCGCAAACACTAGATTTTAAAGCAGGGTTATTTGGTATAACCTTTACAGGCAAGTTTACTCATGTATATACTAACTATGTATTTCATGATAGTTTTGATAAAGGCACTTTTGGTAAAGAGGTTGTGTATATAGAGAAAGACTCTAATAAAAAAGATTCCATATATTGGAATGAAATGCGACCTGTACCGCTTACAGAAGAAGAAGTTGTTGACTATGTAAAGAAAGATAGCATACAAACACTGCACACCTCGCAAACCTATCTTGATTCTACAGATCAAAAGAATAATAAGTTTGGTGTGTTCGATATTCTATCGGGTTATACCTATCGCAATTCATTTAAAAAATGGCGTATAAGCTACGATGGTTTATTAGGTCTTTCTAATATTGGCTTTAATACTGTACAAGGATGGAACCTTAATACAAACCTTTCTTTTACGAAGTATGATGAAGATACAGGGAAGTCAACCTACTTAGGTACAAATTTTGAGTATGGTTTAGCCGAAGATAGACTACGTGTTTTAGGGCGTTTTACTCATCGCTTTAATAGGACTAATAATGCTACTCTTTATTTAACAGGAGGTAATGTAGCTGAACAATATAATGAAGCAAAACCTATAAGTAAATTTATAAATACGGTTAGTACATTGTTTTTTAAGGACAACTACATGAAGCTGTATGATAATACTTTTGCTAAAGCACAATACCAACAGGAGATAATTACAGGGCTAAATGTACTGGCTACTACAGAGTATACTAGAAGAAGAGCCTTAACGAATCATACTGATTATGTTTTAATAAAAGATAGTGACAGTTACACTTCTAATAATCCATTAGCGCCAGAGGTAGACGTACCTACTTTTGAGAAACATCATTTAATGAAAGCAAGTATTGTGGCGAATATGAGATTTGGTCAAAAATATATAACCCGTCCTGATGGTAAAATACCTATAAGCAGTCGCAACTATCCTTCATTTTCGGTAATGTATGAAAAAGGTTTTGCGGGTAGCGAAAGTAATTATGAGTATGATTTTGTTGCTGGGCGTGTTACTTATAACACAACGTTAGGTAATAAAGGTAATTTTGGCATTAATATAAAAGGAGGTAAGTTTTTTAATGCTGATAATATAGCATTTATCGACTATAAACATTTTAATGGTAACCAAACTCATGTGGGAGGCGGACAAAGCTATTTGAATGTTTTTAATTTACTACCTTATTATAGTCATAGTACTAATGATGAATATATGGAGCTACACGCAGAGCATAACTTTAAAGGATATATAATGAACAAAATTCCGTTATTAAATAAATTGCAATGGAATCTTGTAGTGGGATATCACCAAATTTCGACACCGGATTATAAACCATATAGTGAGTTTACTGCAGGTTTTGATAATGTAGGTTTTGGCAAATTTAAAATGTTGCGTATTGATTATGTTCGTTCTTATCAAAATGGTTTCCAGACTGATGGTGTTATTTTCGGACTTAAATTTTTAGATATACTTTAA